One window from the genome of Podospora pseudocomata strain CBS 415.72m chromosome 6, whole genome shotgun sequence encodes:
- the CBK1 gene encoding Serine/threonine-protein kinase (EggNog:ENOG503NVS6; COG:T) — protein sequence MDNQGNRLYLNFGNNNNNNNTDRLAASDRTQYPTTPSTFPQPVFPTGPSGQTPTPQQAQQGYPQGYASNNYYNPNHNDPNAGLAHQFAHQNLGGAGRPQNYSARGPSPGQRPRTANSQGQQPGYGSYLNAPPMPSQNSGLEFAPAPERNPDKYGPNANNNQKKCSQLASDFFKDSVKRARERNQRQSEMEQKLNETTDPRRRESIWATGGRKEGQYLRFLRTKDKPENYNTIKIIGKGAFGEVKLVQKKSDGKVYAMKSLIKTEMFKKDQLAHVRAERDILAESDSPWVVKLYTTFQDANFLYMLMEFLPGGDLMTMLIKYEIFSEDITRFYIAEIVLAIEAVHKLGFIHRCVLFAGVVTAFGY from the exons ATGGATAACCAAGGTAACCGTCTCTACCTGAACTTCGGgaacaataacaacaacaacaacaccgatCGCCTCGCCGCCTCCGATCGCACGCAGTatcccaccactccctccaccttcccccaGCCCGTCTTCCCAACCGGCCCCTCTGGTCAGACGCCGACCCCCCAGCAGGCCCAGCAAGGTTACCCGCAAGGCTATGCTTCTAACAACTACTACAATCCTAACCA TAACGATCCCAACGCTGGACTGGCCCATCAATTTGCCCACCAGAACCTAGGCGGTGCCGGCAGACCGCAGAACTACAGTGCCCGTGGCCCTTCTCCAGGACAGCGCCCCCGTACGGCTAACAGCCAGGGCCAGCAGCCTGGCTACGGCAGCTACTTGAACGCGCCCCCGATGCCTTCGCAGAACTCTGGGCTCGAGTTTGCCCCCGCCCCCGAGCGGAACCCGGACAAATACGGCCCCAatgccaacaacaaccagaaGAAGTGCTCCCAATTGGCCTCGGATTTCTTCAAGGACAGTGTCAAGCGGGCTCGTGAGCGGAACCAAAG ACAAAGCGAGATGGAACAGAAGCTGAACGAGACCACGGATCCACGCCGCCGGGAATCCATATGGGCGACTGGAGGCAGAAAGGAGGGCCAGTacctccgcttcctccgAACCAAGGACAAGCCCGAGAACTataacaccatcaagattaTCGGCAAGGGTGCTTTCGGTGAGGTGAAGCTGGTTCAGAAGAAGTCGGACGGCAAGGTTTATGCCATGAAGAGCTTGATCAAGACGGAAATGTTCAAGAAGGACCAGCTTGCGCACGTTCGCGCCGAGCGTGATATTCTTGCCGAATCAGACAGTCCCTGGGTCGTCAAGCTCTACACGACCTTTCAAGATGCCAACTTCCTCTACATGCTCATGGAGTTCTTGCCCGGTGGCGATCTTATGACCATGTTGATCAAGTACGAAATCTTTTCCGAGGATATCACACGGTTCTACATTGCCGAGATTGTGTTGGCTATTGAGGCTGTCCATAAGTTAGGCTTCATTCACAGGTGTGTTCTTTTTGCTGGAGTCGTAACGGCGTTTGGATACTGA